DNA sequence from the Vibrio pelagius genome:
CTCAGAATGCTATTGAAGCCTTGGTAGTCACGATGTCTAAACGATCCAAAAAGTGTCAGATCAACCCAAGGAATCACATCTGAATTCAAGCCAATTTTACCGCCATAAAGCTCGTAAGCATGGGCTTGTTCTTTATTCTGTTTACCTGTCCAGTCTATGCCACCGAATAACAATAAGTCATGATTAAATTGGTACCAATAAGTAAGATACGAAGCCAGTTGCCAGTCTGTTTGATAGCTGAGCACATTTGGGATGTAGTCTTGATAGTCGGCTTTGAACTCGAATTTAAGGGCACTGTTTTGGCTGGTTGTTCTAAGCCAGTCTAACTTGACTCCTGAGCTGAAATAAACAGAACTGTTCGCGTAACGACTTAATTCAAAAGAGGGGCCGATTGATACTTTGTTGAGGCGATCATGAAAACTGTATCCGAAGCCGATTCGAGAAGTATGTTCATTATAATCACTGTTGTTCCCGTAGTTAGTGCCATAAGTTAGGCCTTGTAAATGAATAGCGTGGTGTCGAGACAAAGAGAAACGTTTATTGATACTCGCCTCAAAATCGATCCCATATGCTTTTTCTTTTTTAGGCGTGACACGGTCAAAGAGACACTGACCTGTGTTGGATGTCACTAGGCAGGTATAAGATTCAGAAGAGCTGTTTAAGTTATCATTAAAAGAACCGCCAATCGCCACAGACCCGTTCCAGCTGTTGCGAGCAATAAGCGCTTGGGTAAAGCTGTCGATGGTTCGAATCACACCAGCAGCTCTCGGATTTTGTGAGGGTATTTTTGATTTGATTTGATTGAACAGATTGAGTGCATCTCGGTTTTGGTTACTTTCAAACAAGACTCGTGCTAGCTCTAACTGCGCGGGCATAAAATTGGGTTGTAAGGCTAATGCGTCTTCGAATGCGAGTTGGGCGTGTTCCAGATCACCTTTAGCTCGCGAGATTGCGCCGTCAGCGTATTTCAGTAACAACGGGTCAGGCTGTTCAAACTGTCGATAGATTTCCAGTAATTGGCTAGCTTGAACCCATTGACGATAACGAACAGCAAGATGAAGAGCTTTCGCGACTTGATTCACATCATTTGTGTCGATCTGGTATCCAGTTTGGGCTGGTTTTTGGGAGTTAGCTTCGCGCTGGTTCTCTTCTTCAAGTATTGCTTGTTCTTTGTTTTGAGCCGACAGGGCGTCTCGTTGTTCAATACGAAACTGCGTATCCGTGTCTTGAGACCAAGAAAGAGGTGAAGAAAAGACGCAAGACAATAGTAGGCAACGTATAAGTGAAGTGGTGTTGGAGTTCATGTGGTGCTCATTAAAAAGAAGCAGCCGAAGCTGCTTCTTAGCCA
Encoded proteins:
- a CDS encoding surface lipoprotein assembly modifier, with translation MNSNTTSLIRCLLLSCVFSSPLSWSQDTDTQFRIEQRDALSAQNKEQAILEEENQREANSQKPAQTGYQIDTNDVNQVAKALHLAVRYRQWVQASQLLEIYRQFEQPDPLLLKYADGAISRAKGDLEHAQLAFEDALALQPNFMPAQLELARVLFESNQNRDALNLFNQIKSKIPSQNPRAAGVIRTIDSFTQALIARNSWNGSVAIGGSFNDNLNSSSESYTCLVTSNTGQCLFDRVTPKKEKAYGIDFEASINKRFSLSRHHAIHLQGLTYGTNYGNNSDYNEHTSRIGFGYSFHDRLNKVSIGPSFELSRYANSSVYFSSGVKLDWLRTTSQNSALKFEFKADYQDYIPNVLSYQTDWQLASYLTYWYQFNHDLLLFGGIDWTGKQNKEQAHAYELYGGKIGLNSDVIPWVDLTLFGSFRHRDYQGFNSILSETRRDKEQNYALSASLKDIKLFGVTPSLVWNHKRIKSNVDWLYTYQQNEITIKFTRRF